One window from the genome of Bacillus tianshenii encodes:
- a CDS encoding ATP-binding protein encodes MDVEVAFTCKSSASSIEYIMDVCHTTFERFKLQRVHILKFLIHEALINTVEAISKKYNSKQINQYFTFQLKLSQDIEIRVIDSVGGLSQAYLDQLNPKQLENILWQESGRGLLLIKEKTDKMWYKELGNETYEFGFKIMGVGNR; translated from the coding sequence ATGGACGTTGAAGTAGCTTTCACATGCAAGTCATCAGCTTCATCAATTGAATATATAATGGATGTTTGTCATACAACATTTGAAAGATTTAAATTGCAGCGTGTCCATATATTGAAGTTTCTCATCCATGAAGCATTGATAAATACGGTAGAAGCAATTTCAAAAAAATATAATTCTAAACAAATTAATCAATATTTCACGTTTCAATTAAAACTAAGCCAAGACATTGAAATAAGAGTTATTGATTCTGTCGGCGGATTGTCTCAAGCTTACCTAGACCAATTAAATCCTAAGCAACTTGAAAATATTCTATGGCAAGAAAGTGGTAGAGGCTTACTGTTAATTAAGGAAAAAACAGATAAAATGTGGTACAAAGAACTAGGAAATGAAACCTACGAATTTGGTTTTAAAATAATGGGGGTAGGAAATAGATGA